ttaaaaaatatgatttgaattagtaataaattatatatatttaatatgagTTGATGAAAATAATGTTcgtagaaaaatgaaaaacaaatacacaaaatgaattttcattcattttctcATTAGATAACCgccaaaattttgaattaaaCACTCGGATGAAGATCAACGTTTTGAAAATATAATAGCATAATATTAcgatttttggaattttttttttgtgttttgtttcgGACAAACAAAATAATCAGACAAGTAAATACTAAATATTTAAGATTACCTAATCCGTCAGATCTAATCTTCATGCGGTCATGCGCGTATGGCCGTTCACTTATTTGCCACAGAACGAAATACGATAGATCTCACACACCAGATTCTGCTCGGCTTAGATATAAAATTCCAGTTAGGGTTTATGGCAGCCTAACGAATATTGTGGCCACAAGACTGTATTTCGGTGTTCAGAAATCTGTCTTATCATCAATGGCAGATCACTCTTCTGAGCCGCCAGTATCAGAACTCGCTGCCACAACCCTAAACGATGCCGCTGCGTTGAAGGCCCGGTTCTCCGACCGGGTCCATATCAAATCAATTGTATCCCGACCCGACGGGGGTGCGGGGCTTGCCGGCCAACGAGTTCGGGTCGGTGGATGGGTCAAGACTGGTAGGGAGCAAGGGAAGAACACGTTCGCTTTCCTTGAGCTCAACGACGGGTCGTGCCCTGCGAACTTACAGGTCATTGTGGATGCCGCCGTGGCGGATCTGGGCCAGCTGGTGCTGACCGGCACGTGCGTTGTTGTTGAAGGCGTGCTTAAGCTACCACCGGAGGGTACCAAGCAGAAGGTGGAGCTCCGGGTGGAGCAGGTTATCCACGTCGGCCCTGTGGATCCATCCAAGTATCCCATCCCTAAGACGAGGCTTACACTTGAGTTTTTGAGGGAACACATTCACCTTCGACCGAGAACTAACACGGTGAGTGTTGTTTATTAAAGTGGCCGCAAGTTATATATAGTTTTGCGATTTGCTTATAATTGCTTAATGGGatgaaaaattttgaattaGGCAGAATTTGGGGAAGATAGAATGAATAAACGCATCTACCTGGTCTTATTTTTAAAAAGCCATGGGCATTTTATTTATGAACTCTGATTTACCTTGTTTTATCAGATCTTGGAGGTCAGTTATGGTGTTAATTTGTGGTCCCTGGGTGGTATAATCTGATGTCAAGATATCTGATCATGCATGCTGGTTTCGGGTTGGTTTTATGAATTGTATACtgtataagaaaaaaattagaaaaataatacaGCTGATGGAAAACGGGTTTGAATTATGAAGTTAGAAACTAACCTCTACTTGATTCAAATTGAGGATTTTTTTATTGATCCTTGTCCGTCGATACTTGTTTCTCTTTCTGGccttttttgataatttgattaCTTTTGGGTTTACAAGCTAGCATCCCCTTGCACTCAAATGTTCAAAATCAGTTTTGTAAATTATTATGATATTGGTGAACATTAATATAGTGCTTGGCTCTAGATTTCTGCTGTCGCAAGAATTCGAAATGAACTTTCTTTCGCTACCCACTCGTTCTTTCAAGAGCACGGGTTCCTTTATGTTCACACTCCAATTATAACCACCAGCGATTGTGAGGGTGCTGGTGAGATGTTTCAAGTAACAACCTTGATCAATGAAGCGGAAAAACTAGAGAGGGAGCTAATTGTGAATCCTCCACCTTCAAAAGCTGACGTAGAAGCTGCTAGGCTTATGgacaaagagaaaggagaagcGGTTGCCCAACTAAAAGCTTCTAAAGCAAATAAGCAAGACATTAATTCTGCTGTAGCTGAACTGAAAAGAGCAAGAGAAAACGTTTCTAAGCTGGAGGAGAGATTTAACCTTAAACCGGGCATCcctaaaaaagaaggaaaaatcgATTATGGCCAAGACTTTTTCGGCCGTCAAGCGTTTTTGACTGTTTCTGGCCAACTACAAGTTGAAACTTATGCGTGCGCATTAAGCAGTGTCTATACATTTGGTCCAACTTTCCGTGCTGAACAATCTCACACTTCAAGGCATTTGGCTGAATTCTGGATGGTGGAGCCAGAAATAGCTTTTGCGGATCTTAAGGTATGCTTATAGCCTACAACTTATTGAAAGTCCTGTCGTAAAGTTTTTCAAAGATTTTTTGGATGTTGGATTGAATTTGGTTATGATATCTGCAAATGATGTCGCACTCGAATATTTTAGTGACTGCTGACCACCAGACTATTTGGAGCTGTCTGAATCAAACAATCTCTATATCAGGGATCATAAAATTGCTactcctttttttattttattgttgtgGCTTGTGCAGGAGGTATAATTGTTGTTGCTTGTGCAGGATGATATGAACTGTGCCGAGGCATATGTGAAATATCTGTGTCAGTGGTTGCTTGACAAATGtcttgatgacatggaatttatGGCTAAGCATATTGATAAAAGTTGCATTGATCGTCTAAGATTGGTCGCTTCTACACCTTTTGTACGTATATCTTATACGGAAGCAGTGGAATTACTACAGCAGGCTGTGAAGGATGGTAAGAAGTTTGAGAACAAAGTAGAATGGGGAATTGATCTAGCGTCTGAACATGAAAGGTACGTCAGACTGGTGTTTTAATGCATTTGTGTTTCTGGGTCTTTTATTGATGTCTTGGTTCTCCTGATCTTGTAGATACTTGACCGAGGTTAAATTTCAGAAGCCTGTTATTGTGTACAATTACCCGAAAGGGATCAAAGCATTCTACATGAGGCTTAACGATGACTCAAAGACAGTGGCTGCAATGGATGTACTTGTACCAAAGGTACAACGTTGTGCCTAACTGCCTATGAACATCATTTGCTGGATGTTGTTTGACTTAATTCTAATTTCTTGCTTGATACTTGTATTAAGTAGTTTTTTGCATGGAATAACAATAGTGGGATTGTTTTAGGTGGGAGAGTTAATTGGTGGAAGCCAAAGAGAGGAGCGATATGAAAACATCAAGGAAAGGTAAATGAATCATTATATCGTTGattgtgcattttttttttcctgcgtTCCTCCAGATATGTTTGTCACTCAAAGTCAAGCTGTTCTACTAAACAATTTGTTCTGTAGAACCCTTTCCGTTATATGTTTTTATTGCATTTATGTTTGAATGATAAAAGTTATTTgaaactaaaatatattttttcgttGGATGCGTTCTCTCATTGTAGAATCTTGGAGATGGGGCTGCCTCTCGAGCCGTATGAATGGTACCTCGACCTGCGACGCTTTGGAACCGTGAAACACAGTGGATTTGGACTAGGGTTTGAACGGATGATTCTGTTTGCCACCGGTATTGACAATATTAGAGATGTTATTCCTTTCCCAAGATACCCCGGGAGAGCGGATCTGTGATTTGCAATTTATAAAACACGTAGAAATCTAAATATTTTCTGGCTGAAGAATTGAACTAGTTTGATCTATTCGAACTTTATTGCGACttagttcttgatttatttcaAATAGAAATTACACTATTGAAAAGAAAGGCTATCGGGTCTCTTGTGTATTTGgaagaaaatagaaatatgTTTGTCAGTTCTTACATGTACTTCCGCTGCGCTCATACACATGATATGATGCTCCAAGTCCGCTGTTTTTCTATGAAATTACGCCGTCACTCTTCTTAAAGCTATGATCTCTTTTCTGTGGGAGGCCATTTTTACTCGTTAAGGCAGTATAGGTTTCTAGTATGCCAGCTTTTGCTTATGTTTTAGCAGGCAAAGTCGTGGAAAATCCAACATTTATTGcctcaataaaaaataattttagaaagaaccttatttgcaccctcacttttgctaagtacaccccaaaacTCGCAAAAAACACTCATCTCTTCACACCCCCTACTGACCCTACCATTTCCCTCCCATTTCTATCGTTCTCCTTCGTTTCACTCATCTCTGTGTTCTGCAACcgactctctctctcactcaaatCACGCGATTCTCTCTGTTCGAACGCCATTCTTTCCAATGGGCAAAGTCGACGACGATGATATGGATTACGAGGCCGCGATGGAAGATGATGAAGCCTCGTTCGACGAAGAACCTAACTTTTGTGAAGATGAAGAACTGGTAAGTTTAACCCTAACCCAACCGCGACCAAAAGTTAGGGTTTTTTTCGAACAGATATATCTCCTTTGACTGGGTTGATCACCATTGCATGTGCTTTCACAGGGCGACGTTGTTGAGTCGCATACTCCTTTGATGGTTGAAGCAGACACAACCCAATTTTTTCGAACAGAAATGGTATGAACTATAACCCAGTTTCTTGTTGATAAATGTAGGAATTTTCTGGTAGTTTAGAGGTTATTTAAAGTATTGTTGATGGTTGGTTTATGGATTGTGTAGGAATTTCACAATAAAGAGGATGTTCTTTCGTATGTTAGGAGATGTGGCCGTAGGCATGGAGTAGTTGTGGTTGTCAAACGATCGGACTTGAACAATCAGAAGAGAACTCCTAGGATTTTATTTGGGTGTGAGAGGGGTGGTGGATACAGGGCAAAAGGTGttccaaagaagagaaaatcagCAACAAAGAAATGCCAATGCCCCTTTTCTCTGAAAGCTCAAGTAACAGATGCATCAACTGGGACATGGGGGTTGGTTGTTATTAATGGGAAGCACAACCATGCTTTGGTCAAAGCTTTTGAAGGGCATTCATATGTAGGTAGACTAACTGCAGAAGAGAAGGACACTGTTGAGAGGCTAAGTAGGTCAGGGGTGAAGGCAAGAGAAATATTAAATCACCTAAAGCTGAAGGATCCTACAAATGCAACAACAATCAAGACAGTCTACAATGCCAGAACTGCTCTAAGGCTTGCTGAGACTGCTGGTAAGTCACATATGCAACAGTTGTTCACGTTATTAACTGAGAATGGGTATGTTACAAGACATCGTTATGAACCAGAAACTGAGGTATTACAAGACTTGTTTTGGTGTAACTCTACTTCAATTCAACTGGCCAGagcatttccttttgtttttatgttaGACTGCACATACAAGACCAACAAATATAGGCTACCTTTGCTGCAAATTGTTGGAGTTACTTCTACAAAGAAGACATTCTCTGTTTGTTTTTGCTATATGAGTgcagagaaagaagaaacttaTGTGTGGGCTTTGAATTGCTTCAAAGACTTGTTTGAGACAGTATTGGCAGGTGTTTTCATATGTGATAGAGAGATTGCATTGATGAATGCATTGAAGACTGTTTTTCCAAATGCAAAGAATATGCTATGTCGAGTACATGTATCTAAGAATGTTCTTAGCAACTGTGTTGGTTTATTCAAAATTAAAGCTGAGTTTGATGACTTTATGAGCTGCTGGAGCACTGTCATGCATTCCAAAACATTGGCAGATTTTGATAAGGCAGTGAATGACATGCAAAACAAGTTTAAAGCTCATCCTAAAGCCCTGGCTTATGTCAATGATTCATGGTTGAGTAAATACAGGTCATACTTTGTGGCTGCCTGGGTTGATCAGTTTTTTCATCTTGGGAAcacaacaacaaatagagtTGAGAGCAGCCATTCTAAGCTTAAGAAGTACCTGTCTAACTCGGTTGGTGGATTTGTCCAGTCTTTTAGCAAGATTAACTTGTTACTTCAAGGTCAAGTTGTTGATATAAAGGCCTCATTTGAAGACAGTCTAACTAGAGTGCCAATTCGATTCAGGATACCTTTCTACAAGGAATTGGTGAATGTGGTATCTACTGCTGCCTTGGAGAAGATTGAAACTGAATGTTCTTCTATTGGGAGTGAAGGAGTTAGTGTTGATGACTGTCTCCATACAAATTCTCAATGTTTTGGTCTGCCATGTGGTCATATGCTTACAATTTACAGAAACGAAGGTAAGGCCATCCCACTTAGTGACATACATCCATATTGGAGACAGTTGTGCATCCAACCATTCAGTCAAGACCCTAAAGATGAAGTGAAGATTGATACTGAGATGGAGATGGTGTGGAGGACATTTGCGCTTGCTACTGTGCCTCAAAAGCTAGAAATAAAAAGACAGCTCCAGTCACTAGGCAAGGCAAGCAACACTTCTATATTAGAGCCAAAACCTAAGGTGAATGTGAGGGGGAGGAAGAAGGGGCAGAAGGGGTTGAAAGCATCTCAAGCTGATGAAAAATCAACCAAGCGTGATCCTTCAGCATTTGAGCATGCTGTTGAGTCTCATGTGTTTGAAGATGTTCAACAAAGTCAGAACTCCAAGCAGAGTGTCAAACAGAAGGGAAAGTTGAAGGTTCATAGAACTAGGAAGCCAAACACCAATCAGTGGGTGTCCATGTTTCCTGATTTCTTACAGAActacattttcaaaatttttgatgtcCCTGGAGATGGCCACTGTGGGTTCAGAGTTGTCGCATCGTTCTATGATTGGGGTGACGATGGTTGGAAAATAGCTCGGAGAGATCTTGCAAATGAGCTTCGGATGAATGAATGTCAATATGACAAGGTATTAGCTCCTTTCTCAAGCACATTTGAGCTGTTATCCAGTGTTGAGTGTTTTTCCACTATGGCAGATAGAAAGAATTGGATGATCATGCCTTATATGGGAAATGTGGTAGCTACCTGTTACAATGTTGTTGTTGCACTAATTTCACAAGAACAGTGCCTCACATTTTTCCCCCTCAGGGACCCACTGCCACTGGATTATAAGCAAGGGATCATGGTATTCGGGTATATAAATGACTCTCACTTCATCAGACTTGAGTTAGCAGAAAATAGTCCCATACCTCCTGTTTCAAAGATGTGGACAGATCATCATCAATCCAATGCCAGAggttggccaaaaatgttttctTCTAGGATCGAAAAATTCAAGACACTTTCTGGGTGTAAACCAAGTAACATAGCGACTGTGGAGTTGATAGATTGATTGAGGGCAATGTCTCAACTGATTTTGTTTAGGACTGTGATGACTTCTATGTTCATTTTGTTTAGGACTGATGTTTAGGACTGATATGAAGACTATGTTCATTTTGTTTAGGACTGATGTTTAGGACTGATATGAAGACTATGTTCATTTTGTATAGGACTGATCTGAAGAACATTGATTTTGTGTAGGTTTTGATCTGAATTATTGAAATGATTTTGTTTACGTGATTATGGTTTCATTTTGTATAtgtttttgtatatatactctGTTTTTGTAACTGTTGTGCATGGGGTGTAGgttgtaaattttgaaaaactaagaaaatggggtgaactcataattgttttaatttgagctggagtttatttagaatggggtgtacttagcaaaaatGGGGGTGCAAATAAAGTTCATCAAAATATATGGGCTTGGATCGGGTAAAAATAGTTAGATAATTGGGTTCGGCCCATGCTGATGATTAGTAATCAGATCGAGTCGCCAGCCGACCGGGTCTATCCGTTTGCACCGCCACACCGGTTCTCAGGaagggaagaaaagaaagagcacAATAGCACATCACGCATCGCGGCATCGGTTTGGTTACTGCCAAACAAAATAGAGAACGAGGAGATGAAATGGAGGTTAGGGCGATAAAGAAGCTGACGAAAAATTGGCGAAGAAAGTCCGGCGATGACAAGTTCTCTCTCCCAACGCGAGATGAAGATTCTCGTCCCATGGATTCCCAAGGTCTCTGTATATCTCGACTCTCTTGTATCTCATTCAAACTAagattaatttttgttttcgttgtcatttactctttttttttttcgttgtcATTTGCTTTTGTGATTTACAGAACAGGAGGAGTTCGTTCGATCACTTGAGAGGGAACAAGCTCAGCACAGTCGCTTATGGAGGGTAAATTTCCGTCGTTTTGTCTGAATTATTTGTCACTTTgctacttcttcttttttttcccttttaatgGATAGTTTTCCTTTTTTAGAGTGTATTCGCCACATTTCTTTTCTGCTATGATGCGTTTGTTGTGTACTCCATGATTCAACAGGCAACATCTCCATGGGAACTGGTATGATTTGCCATccttagattttataattttcctTGTAATTTAGCTTGCATAACCATGCCTAACTATTGTGTGTCGTGATTGTGAACTGGATGTTTTAGTAAACACATGATCTTTAAATTTATTTACCAGAGACTTTTGGCGCCTGAATTAGGTCGAGGTGTTATTTGAGTAAATCGTAGAAGTCCAATTTAGGGGATTGGATCCATGGTGCCTTTGAATCTCCAGCACGTAATTTCTCCACAATTATATGAAACGTAAAATTGGAGGATTGTACATTTTCTCTTTGAATTTTTAATGGTAGGATCATGaaatggcatatatatatacacacacacattgaaTGGAATAGGATCAATAATATGATATTGAAGACTGAAAATCTGGAAATCAAGTGGAGCATGAATTAAATATTTCTGGCTTCTTCAAATAGGGAAAAAGACATTGTTACTTCTCatcccttttcttttgatgaACAGCGTTATCATGCTTACTTCATGGAGGACATCGCCTCATGGATGGTTATAGCTGCAGGTTCAGTCCTACACTTGTTCATTTATCTTCATCCTTCAGTTTAATGCATAATTCAGATTGCATGTGCTGAGATTTTGTTTAATATAACTAGGATTGCTTATGGTATATGCAATTCTCATTTAAGTATGTTGACTTATTTAATTTATACTTGTGTTTCTATATACATCATCATTCCCTTTTATAATTCCTATTTCTTAAAATGTTTAAGTTGCTATTAGTCGTGGTTGATAAGTTGGATATGAGAGCCTCAACCTGTATATTATAAGATTAACATTGTAGCATTTATGCACTTGTCTGATATTAGAAGAACATATTATATGCTGGTTTGGTTGGTATTTGCTTTTATCATCTTTTtactaaattaaataaataaaatcatatgTTGCCCTAAGCAATCCTATATTGACAAGGCATTGagggtttcaattttttttgtctagGGCTACTTTATCTCAGTAATTTAGGGCACAGGATTGAAaagtaaaaattttattttccttgagCTTCTTAAACCGTACATCATTATCATCTTCTTGTGGTCTGCATAACCTAGATTGTGGAAACCCATCctcaactttgaaaattttattttcgagCTTATACGTGATGCATGTTTCTCTTTTTCAGTTGTGCCAGTAATGAACATTTCATATTATCTATATTAATCACTCGAATAAACTTACCAAGAATGTAACTCTAGCCATCAAATAAAGCACTTGTATCTTTTGAATTTGATGGTTTGTGttttgacatcttttgatttcaCTCAGAGTTTTCAAAGGCGAAAACGCAAGGCGAGGCGTTATCGTCTCTCCAAGGCGAGGCGTAAGCCTTGATGCGTTGAGGCATAGGTTTTTcaggaaaaaatatttttacattaaaaatagataaatataataaaaaaaagagacagaAATAATAACAAGTCATTCTCATACTAGAAAAACTTAGTTAAAGACTACGTACTTCAAACAAAGACAATAAACTCAAAGTTCACTTCAAAGTATAGTATAACTTCACTCACTGGTTCAGTGGgtctaaatatataaatataataaaaaaaagagatagaAATAATAACAAGTCATTCTCATACTAGAAAAACTTAGTTAAAGACTACATACTTCAAATAAAGACAATAAACTCAAAGTTCACTTCAAAGTATAGTATAACTTCACTCACTGGTCCAGTGGTTCTAAATCAGTAAATCTAATTAAACACTAAAGAGTAAATACAATTGACTGGTTCTAAAATTCTAAATAAACACTGATTCTAAATTTGTAATTGAACACTTAAATgactaaaaaaattataaaagtaaAGAAAGTGGGGCAGAAGTACAGAACAAAAAACAAGGAAAGTGGGAGTGTGGAACAGAACAAAGAAATCGAAGAAAGAAACAGAAGAAATCGATATTTGATAGTGGGAGTGGGTCAGAGAAAGTGGGACAAAGAAGTAGAAGAAATCGATATTCGATAGTGGGAGTGGGTCAGAGAAAGCGGGACAAAGAAGTAGAAGTATAAACTGACCTGCAATGGTCTTCGTCTCTTACACAGTGGTAGTGGGTACTGAGTCGCAGTCTCGCAGATCGTCGATCGGACTTCGGAGAGGTCGATCTCGAAGCTTTCAGATCTGTCTGTAGGACCTAATGTGGAGGAGTTGCGTAGATGGTCAGGTGGAGCCGTGGAGGTCGCGAGACTCGAGTAGATGGAGTCGCATCACTCGCGTAGAGCCGTAGATGGTCTTCTTCGAGTCTTCAAGTCTTGGACAGCAGTTGCGAATTGAGTTTTGAGGTCTGTATCGGACCTAGAATTCACTCACGCGATTTTGTTTCTggttttttcactttttccttTGAAACGATGTAGTTTCACGAGTCGCCTACAAAATGCATGCCTCAAACGCTTCACTCATCGACGTGTTTTTGTACGCTTTCAGATGAAAGGCGTGTGTTTACGTGGTTTCGTTTTATCCATGCGCATCAGTTCGTTTTAAGGGCAAAACGCGTTTTGAAAACGCCTTTGAAAACACTGATTTCGCTATTCCAAATTTGGCTCCTGCCACAACTGACATTTCTTACTTGTAACATCTTTCGTTGAAATTTATAGATTGCTGCTTATTTGTTCATAGGTTTTGATAAACATATGTTATCTTTACTCCTTTGGTTGGTTGCTGATCCATTACATGTTGCTGTTCTGaagcctttttttaaaaaaaattggtaaCTTGCCTTCCTGATATTCAATATGCTCCTTTTCCTATTCCTGtttgttttcacatttttctcctGCTATTTAGGTGAATATTGCTTTGTTACCTACTAAGGCAAAACACTTGAGCAGTTTTGACAAGTTATTCAATGGTGAACTGaactttaaaatttcattttagaTGCCTAGTGTAATGGCGATTATGTGAATGTGTATATTTGCTACTAAGTCCACTAGAGTTGGAATATTCATGAACTACCAATCTTCAATGGTGAACTGaactttaaaatttcattttagaTGCCTAGTGTAATGGCGATTATGTGAATGTGTATATTTGCTACTAAGTCCACTATAGTTGGAATATTCATGAACTACCAATCTTCAATGGAATATTCAATGGTGAACTGaactttaaaatttcattttagaTGCCTAGTGTAATGGCGATTATGTGAATGTGTATATTTGCTACTAAGTCCACTATAGTTGGAATATTCATGAACTACCAATCTTGACCGTCCATAGGGAGAAATTTTGCATCCTGATTTTGGCATCTTTTCTGTTTTGTTGCTGTCACCAAGTGTCCCATGTTGTTAAAGTTTGATGTCATTTAACTTTAGCATCTGACAGATTTGGTAGCTGTTTCGGCATGCACAATGGCTATCATAGGGCTGCTGCAGGGGTCAAGGTATCACAGGCGATGGATTTGGTACTCCTTTTCTGTTGGCCTTGTACTGGCAGTATTCTGGTCACATTACCTGCTGAGGTAAAAGTTTATCTTCTTATGTATTGTTAGTTGCATTATGTTCCTCAGATTCTTGTGAAATTTTTTGCTATTGCCTTGAAAGCTTCAAATAGATTGTATTCTTTGCGAAGCATAGAAGAGAGAGGAAAAGTATCGAGTTTCAATCTCCCCTTGCggcccccctctctctctctcgtatCATAATTCTAAATTGAGTGGTATAGGCCTTAACAATTCTGTTTCCATACGTAACCTTAAAACAACATACATTTTAACAAAGTTGAAACTTTGCCTGCTCTTCTGATTGTGTATTCGGTTTCACACTCTTTTAGATTTTCCAATTCTTGCTGAATTTTGCATTATGCCTTTTCAAGATAGGTTCCTGATATATTGGTCATTTGCTCACTTGGTACTTATTGCGTGACAGATTGCCAAAATTCCGCTGGGATGTGATTTGGCTTCCTTTTGGGCCTCTCGGGTTAGTATTATCTACAAGGGGAATTGAAGTCCAGTGAcctcaaataaaaacaagaaattttCTTTGAGACAAGATACTTTATATTTACTGGCGAAatggtaaatatatatatatttgaggtTACTGAGTCTTCATTTTTCCTTATTTATATATACTATTATCCTTGTGTGTTTCTTATCTTGTAAGTTCAATAAGAAATGTATCTGCTGTTCATGATATTGTAGCGGAGCTGGAATAACTCTCTACGTGGATCATCTTCTATCTGAGTCATCGGAAGAAGTGAGAAAACTTCGAAGTTACATGTATGCTTACAAAGGCAGCTAAATTGTCATTTTCGTTTCTGGCTATTTTCCACTCTGATTATCAAGAGTAAACGCCCAGGATATATATGGTCTCACATCTTGGCACTGGTATTGGCTATTCTGATTTTCTTATGGTCCTTTGTCTCTTTGAAAGGTTTTGATGGGCTGGGTACTCTTACAGCCCAAATAACTGTTATAATTAGGATGAATGGGCTAGAAAACTGAGATTCGGCCCATCTAACACAAAGTCCAATGCATAAGACAATGTGTGGGGCCGCATCACCAAATCATGTTAAGTGGGCCTTGTTGCCGATCTAACATGCCCGGCGGAccagaaaaagtaaaaaaacagTGACATCAAAcgattcaaagttcaaaccataGTTTTAAGCACTTGGCTATTTTATtatggacaatgttagagactctcaaaatttgatcctcaaaaatccctcaaatctatgtagcattaaaatagtcatagattaaaaacacacatgtggGGCCCACTTTACATCCAATACTCTACATTAAATAGGGGttttttgggggtcactttttggaggtctcaagtattattcttttattattacaaAATATTAATAACCTCAAATGTATAAATGTATTAAAGATCCAGCTTAATCCTTTTGTAGATTTTGATGTACACTGACTCAACCCTTGAGATAAAATGTTCCCTCTATTTTACAGTATGCCGTGAGTGTTTCCATAAACTGAAGCCAAAAACTGTTAAGCCAGCAATTGCTGCTAGAACCTGCTGTCAACAACAAAAATTGTGTTATCAAAGGTATTAGAATAAACTTAAAAGTAGAAAGCAATGTAGTATCTCGGAAGGTAAAAAGCAGGCAGAAATCAAATGTTAGTCTCAGCTTGTGGGGAATCATTATCATGCATAAAATATTTATGTGCTGGTAATTCAAGACTTACAGTCGtcggaataaaaaaattagtaggatacaaaaaacaaagagaaaactcaTAATTGACCTTCGCGTTGTTCCTATAAATGGTCGGAATAGATTTGACGAGTGCCCCCAAGCGTGACCTCTGGGGCATAAGAATAACTGCAGTGTACTGTTTCTTGCAAGGATAAGGCAGAATCCTTTGTAATGCTGACTTCGCCGTTAATGGTGCCAGAGATTTTCTAACTCTCAAGCGCCCTTCATCTATGACCTATACCAGAGAAATAATAGAAGCCAAGTTATCATTAAAAAATAGCATCGTA
This genomic window from Tripterygium wilfordii isolate XIE 37 chromosome 9, ASM1340144v1, whole genome shotgun sequence contains:
- the LOC120005223 gene encoding uncharacterized protein LOC120005223, with the protein product MEVRAIKKLTKNWRRKSGDDKFSLPTRDEDSRPMDSQEQEEFVRSLEREQAQHSRLWRSVFATFLFCYDAFVVYSMIQQATSPWELRYHAYFMEDIASWMVIAADLVAVSACTMAIIGLLQGSRYHRRWIWYSFSVGLVLAVFWSHYLLRLPKFRWDVIWLPFGPLGGAGITLYVDHLLSESSEEVRKLRSYMYAYKGS
- the LOC120006047 gene encoding protein FAR1-RELATED SEQUENCE 5-like — its product is MGKVDDDDMDYEAAMEDDEASFDEEPNFCEDEELGDVVESHTPLMVEADTTQFFRTEMEFHNKEDVLSYVRRCGRRHGVVVVVKRSDLNNQKRTPRILFGCERGGGYRAKGVPKKRKSATKKCQCPFSLKAQVTDASTGTWGLVVINGKHNHALVKAFEGHSYVGRLTAEEKDTVERLSRSGVKAREILNHLKLKDPTNATTIKTVYNARTALRLAETAGKSHMQQLFTLLTENGYVTRHRYEPETEVLQDLFWCNSTSIQLARAFPFVFMLDCTYKTNKYRLPLLQIVGVTSTKKTFSVCFCYMSAEKEETYVWALNCFKDLFETVLAGVFICDREIALMNALKTVFPNAKNMLCRVHVSKNVLSNCVGLFKIKAEFDDFMSCWSTVMHSKTLADFDKAVNDMQNKFKAHPKALAYVNDSWLSKYRSYFVAAWVDQFFHLGNTTTNRVESSHSKLKKYLSNSVGGFVQSFSKINLLLQGQVVDIKASFEDSLTRVPIRFRIPFYKELVNVVSTAALEKIETECSSIGSEGVSVDDCLHTNSQCFGLPCGHMLTIYRNEGKAIPLSDIHPYWRQLCIQPFSQDPKDEVKIDTEMEMVWRTFALATVPQKLEIKRQLQSLGKASNTSILEPKPKVNVRGRKKGQKGLKASQADEKSTKRDPSAFEHAVESHVFEDVQQSQNSKQSVKQKGKLKVHRTRKPNTNQWVSMFPDFLQNYIFKIFDVPGDGHCGFRVVASFYDWGDDGWKIARRDLANELRMNECQYDKVLAPFSSTFELLSSVECFSTMADRKNWMIMPYMGNVVATCYNVVVALISQEQCLTFFPLRDPLPLDYKQGIMVFGYINDSHFIRLELAENSPIPPVSKMWTDHHQSNARGWPKMFSSRIEKFKTLSGCKPSNIATVELID
- the LOC120006310 gene encoding asparagine--tRNA ligase, cytoplasmic 1-like, giving the protein MADHSSEPPVSELAATTLNDAAALKARFSDRVHIKSIVSRPDGGAGLAGQRVRVGGWVKTGREQGKNTFAFLELNDGSCPANLQVIVDAAVADLGQLVLTGTCVVVEGVLKLPPEGTKQKVELRVEQVIHVGPVDPSKYPIPKTRLTLEFLREHIHLRPRTNTISAVARIRNELSFATHSFFQEHGFLYVHTPIITTSDCEGAGEMFQVTTLINEAEKLERELIVNPPPSKADVEAARLMDKEKGEAVAQLKASKANKQDINSAVAELKRARENVSKLEERFNLKPGIPKKEGKIDYGQDFFGRQAFLTVSGQLQVETYACALSSVYTFGPTFRAEQSHTSRHLAEFWMVEPEIAFADLKDDMNCAEAYVKYLCQWLLDKCLDDMEFMAKHIDKSCIDRLRLVASTPFVRISYTEAVELLQQAVKDGKKFENKVEWGIDLASEHERYLTEVKFQKPVIVYNYPKGIKAFYMRLNDDSKTVAAMDVLVPKVGELIGGSQREERYENIKERILEMGLPLEPYEWYLDLRRFGTVKHSGFGLGFERMILFATGIDNIRDVIPFPRYPGRADL